The proteins below come from a single Salvelinus fontinalis isolate EN_2023a chromosome 1, ASM2944872v1, whole genome shotgun sequence genomic window:
- the LOC129857958 gene encoding ubiquitin-conjugating enzyme E2 D4-like isoform X2 yields MTCKGTLLLNAQLDQLERTTDSPYQGGVFFLTIHFPTDYPFKPPKVAFTTKIYHPNINSNGSICLDILRSQWSPALTVSKVLLSICSLLCDPNPDDPLVPDIAHIYKQDKEKYNRLARDWTQKYAM; encoded by the exons ATGACTTGCAAAGGGACCCTCCTGCTCAATGCTCAGCTGGACCAGTTGGAGAGGACT ACTGACAGCCCATATCAGGGAGGAGTGTTCTTCCTCACCATCCACTTCCCTACAGACTATCCCTTCAAACCACCAAAG GTAGCCTTCACAACGAAAATCTATCACCCAAACATAAACAGTAATGGTAGCATCTGTCTGGACATTCTGAGGTCACAGTGGTCCCCAGCACTTACAGTTTCGAAAG TTTTATTGTCCATATGTTCTTTGCTATGTGACCCAAACCCAGATGACCCGCTAGTCCCAGACATAGCACACATCTACAAGCAGGACAAAGAAAA GTACAACAGATTAGCAAGAGATTGGACTCAAAAGTATGCAATGTAA
- the LOC129857958 gene encoding ubiquitin-conjugating enzyme E2 D4-like isoform X1 — MHRGLLPRTKSGNKINYTYLKTNFCELSRETGIQLTVSRRYTIHLKQGADMALKRIQKELHDLQRDPPAQCSAGPVGEDLFHWQATIMGPTDSPYQGGVFFLTIHFPTDYPFKPPKVAFTTKIYHPNINSNGSICLDILRSQWSPALTVSKVLLSICSLLCDPNPDDPLVPDIAHIYKQDKEKYNRLARDWTQKYAM; from the exons ATGCACCGCGGTTTGCTTCCTCGAACAAAAAGCGGAAACAAAATAAATTATACATATCTCAAAACTAATTTTTGTGAGCTGAGCCGAGAAACGGGTATACAACTGACAGTGTCCCGTCGTTACACCATACATTTGAAGCAGGGGGCTGACATGGCTTTGAAAAGAATACAGAAG GAGTTGCATGACTTGCAAAGGGACCCTCCTGCTCAATGCTCAGCTGGACCAGTTGGAGAGGACT TGTTTCATTGGCAAGCCACCATCATGGGACCT ACTGACAGCCCATATCAGGGAGGAGTGTTCTTCCTCACCATCCACTTCCCTACAGACTATCCCTTCAAACCACCAAAG GTAGCCTTCACAACGAAAATCTATCACCCAAACATAAACAGTAATGGTAGCATCTGTCTGGACATTCTGAGGTCACAGTGGTCCCCAGCACTTACAGTTTCGAAAG TTTTATTGTCCATATGTTCTTTGCTATGTGACCCAAACCCAGATGACCCGCTAGTCCCAGACATAGCACACATCTACAAGCAGGACAAAGAAAA GTACAACAGATTAGCAAGAGATTGGACTCAAAAGTATGCAATGTAA